The following coding sequences are from one Poecile atricapillus isolate bPoeAtr1 chromosome 28, bPoeAtr1.hap1, whole genome shotgun sequence window:
- the NR2F6 gene encoding nuclear receptor subfamily 2 group F member 6 isoform X5 gives MGARPTGWGPESGGVGAKGFWGHGVVPKFPDSERFWRRGVVPKGFGIPRSFGVLVLSQKILGFQEVLGSWHCHQQFWGPGVVPKCFGILKGFGGVGLSQKVLGSWHCHQEFWGPGIVPKCFGILKGFGVLALSQKVLGFQEVLEAWCCPKRFWDSRKFWNRGVVPKGFGIPRSFGVLALSPRVLGSWCCPKMFRDSERFWRRGVVPKGFGIPGSFGATGLSQKVLEPWCCPKKFWDPKRLWGPGVVPKSFGIPGSFGVVGLSQKVLGSQKVLGSWHCHQEFWGPGVVPRSLGIPKGFGVLELSQKVLGFQEVLGSWHCHQEFWGPSVVPKCFGVPKGFWCPGIVTKNFGVVTLSQKVLGSWCCPKKFWDSKRFWGRGIVPKISGIPKSFGVVVLSPKMEGTQRGGQSHPPTPGFRDLGFQDFGISGFWDFRILGFQDDSRPMESSLRHINSLINAN, from the exons ATGGGGGCGCGGCCCACGGGGTGGGGCCCGGAGAGCGGCGGGGTTGGCGCCAAAGGTTTTTGGGGTCATGGTGTTGTCCCAAAGTTTCCGGATTCTGAAAG GTTTTGGAGGCGTGGGGTTGTCCCAAAAGGTTTTGGGATTCCAAGAAGTTTTGGGGTCCTGGTGTTGTCCCAAAAGATTTTGGGATTCCAAGAAGTTTTGGGGTCCTGGCATTGTCACCAACAGTTTTGGGGTCCTGGTGTTGTCCCAAAATGTTTCGGGATTCTGAAAGGTTTTGGAGGCGTGGGGTTGTCCCAAAAG gttttggggtcctggCATTGTCACCAAGAGTTTTGGGGTCCTGGCATTGTCCCAAAATGTTTTGGGATTCTGAAAG GTTTTGGGGTCCTGGCATTGTCCCAAAAGGTTTTGGGATTCCAAGAAGTTTTGGAGGCATGGTGTTGTCCCAAAAGGTTTTGGGATTCCAGGAAGTTTTGGAACCGTGGGGTTGTCCCAAAAGGTTTTGGGATTCCAAGAAGTTTTGGGGTCCTGGCATTGTCACCAAGAGTTTTGGGGTCCTGGTGTTGTCCCAAAATGTTTCGGGATTCTGAAAGGTTTTGGAGGCGTGGGGTTGTCCCAAAAGGTTTTGGGATTCCAGGAAGTTTTGGAGCCACGGGGTTGTCCCAAAAGGTTTTGGAGCCGTGGTGTTGTCCCAAAAAGTTTTGGGATCCCAAAAGGCTTTGGGGTCCTGGTGTTGTCCCAAAAAGTTTTGGGATTCCAGGAAGTTTTGGAGTCGTGGGGTTGTCCCAAAAAGTTTTGGGATCCCAAAAGGTTTTGGGGTCCTGGCATTGTCACCAAGAGTTTTGGGGTCCTGGTGTTGTCCCAAGAAGTTTGGGGATTCCAAAaggttttggggtcctggaATTGTCCCAAAAGGTTTTGGGATTCCAAGAGGTTTTGGGGTCTTGGCATTGTCACCaagagttttggggtcccagcgTTGTCCCGAaatgttttggggttccaaAAGGTTTTTGGTGTCCTGGAATTGTCACCAAGAATTTTGGGGTCGTGACATTGTCCCAAAaggttttggggtcctggtGTTGTCCCAAGAAGTTTTGGGATTCCAAAAGGTTTTGGGGTCGTGGCATTGTCCCAAAAATTTCTGGGATCCCAAAAAGTTTTGGGGTCGTGGTGTTGTCCCCAAAGatggaggggacacagagagggGGACAGAGCCACCCCCCCACACCGGGAtttcgggatttgggatttcaggattttgggatttcaggattttgggatttcaggattttgggattccaggACGATTCCCGGCCGATGGAATCCTCGCTCCGCCATATAAACTCATTAATTAACGCCAATTAA
- the NR2F6 gene encoding nuclear receptor subfamily 2 group F member 6 isoform X4, with amino-acid sequence MGARPTGWGPESGGVGAKGFWGHGVVPKFPDSERFWRRGVVPKGFGIPRSFGVLVLSQKILGFQEVLGSWHCHQQFWGPGVVPKCFGILKGFGGVGLSQKVLGSWHCHQEFWGPGIVPKCFGILKGFGAMVLSQKVLGFQKVLGSWHCPKRFWDSKKFWRHGVVPKGFGIPRSFGVLALSPRVLGSWCCPKMFRDSERFWRRGVVPKGFGIPGSFGATGLSQKVLEPWCCPKKFWDPKRLWGPGVVPKSFGIPGSFGVVGLSQKVLGSQKVLGSWHCHQEFWGPGVVPRSLGIPKGFGVLELSQKVLGFQEVLGSWHCHQEFWGPSVVPKCFGVPKGFWCPGIVTKNFGVVTLSQKVLGSWCCPKKFWDSKRFWGRGIVPKISGIPKSFGVVVLSPKMEGTQRGGQSHPPTPGFRDLGFQDFGISGFWDFRILGFQDDSRPMESSLRHINSLINAN; translated from the exons ATGGGGGCGCGGCCCACGGGGTGGGGCCCGGAGAGCGGCGGGGTTGGCGCCAAAGGTTTTTGGGGTCATGGTGTTGTCCCAAAGTTTCCGGATTCTGAAAG GTTTTGGAGGCGTGGGGTTGTCCCAAAAGGTTTTGGGATTCCAAGAAGTTTTGGGGTCCTGGTGTTGTCCCAAAAGATTTTGGGATTCCAAGAAGTTTTGGGGTCCTGGCATTGTCACCAACAGTTTTGGGGTCCTGGTGTTGTCCCAAAATGTTTCGGGATTCTGAAAGGTTTTGGAGGCGTGGGGTTGTCCCAAAAG gttttggggtcctggCATTGTCACCAAGAGTTTTGGGGTCCTGGCATTGTCCCAAAATGTTTTGGGATTCTGAAAGGTTTTGGAGCCATGGTGTTGTCCCAAAAAGTTTTGGGATTCCAAAAGGTTTTGGGGTCCTGGCATTGTCCCAAAAGGTTTTGGGATTCCAAGAAGTTTTGGAGGCATGGTGTTGTCCCAAAAG GTTTTGGGATTCCAAGAAGTTTTGGGGTCCTGGCATTGTCACCAAGAGTTTTGGGGTCCTGGTGTTGTCCCAAAATGTTTCGGGATTCTGAAAGGTTTTGGAGGCGTGGGGTTGTCCCAAAAGGTTTTGGGATTCCAGGAAGTTTTGGAGCCACGGGGTTGTCCCAAAAGGTTTTGGAGCCGTGGTGTTGTCCCAAAAAGTTTTGGGATCCCAAAAGGCTTTGGGGTCCTGGTGTTGTCCCAAAAAGTTTTGGGATTCCAGGAAGTTTTGGAGTCGTGGGGTTGTCCCAAAAAGTTTTGGGATCCCAAAAGGTTTTGGGGTCCTGGCATTGTCACCAAGAGTTTTGGGGTCCTGGTGTTGTCCCAAGAAGTTTGGGGATTCCAAAaggttttggggtcctggaATTGTCCCAAAAGGTTTTGGGATTCCAAGAGGTTTTGGGGTCTTGGCATTGTCACCaagagttttggggtcccagcgTTGTCCCGAaatgttttggggttccaaAAGGTTTTTGGTGTCCTGGAATTGTCACCAAGAATTTTGGGGTCGTGACATTGTCCCAAAaggttttggggtcctggtGTTGTCCCAAGAAGTTTTGGGATTCCAAAAGGTTTTGGGGTCGTGGCATTGTCCCAAAAATTTCTGGGATCCCAAAAAGTTTTGGGGTCGTGGTGTTGTCCCCAAAGatggaggggacacagagagggGGACAGAGCCACCCCCCCACACCGGGAtttcgggatttgggatttcaggattttgggatttcaggattttgggatttcaggattttgggattccaggACGATTCCCGGCCGATGGAATCCTCGCTCCGCCATATAAACTCATTAATTAACGCCAATTAA
- the NR2F6 gene encoding nuclear receptor subfamily 2 group F member 6 isoform X10, protein MGARPTGWGPESGGVGAKGFWGHGVVPKFPDSERFWRRGVVPKGFGIPRSFGVLVLSQKILGFQEVLGSWHCHQQFWSHGVVPKSFGIPKGFGVLALSQKVLGFQEVLEAWCCPKRFWDSRKFWNRGVVPKGFGIPRSFGVLALSPRVLGSWCCPKMFRDSERFWRRGVVPKGFGIPGSFGATGLSQKVLEPWCCPKKFWDPKRLWGPGVVPKSFGIPGSFGVVGLSQKVLGSQKVLGSWHCHQEFWGPGVVPRSLGIPKGFGVLELSQKVLGFQEVLGSWHCHQEFWGPSVVPKCFGVPKGFWCPGIVTKNFGVVTLSQKVLGSWCCPKKFWDSKRFWGRGIVPKISGIPKSFGVVVLSPKMEGTQRGGQSHPPTPGFRDLGFQDFGISGFWDFRILGFQDDSRPMESSLRHINSLINAN, encoded by the exons ATGGGGGCGCGGCCCACGGGGTGGGGCCCGGAGAGCGGCGGGGTTGGCGCCAAAGGTTTTTGGGGTCATGGTGTTGTCCCAAAGTTTCCGGATTCTGAAAG GTTTTGGAGGCGTGGGGTTGTCCCAAAAGGTTTTGGGATTCCAAGAAGTTTTGGGGTCCTGGTGTTGTCCCAAAAGATTTTGGGATTCCAAGAAGTTTTGGGGTCCTGGCATTGTCACCAACA GTTTTGGAGCCATGGTGTTGTCCCAAAAAGTTTTGGGATTCCAAAAGGTTTTGGGGTCCTGGCATTGTCCCAAAAGGTTTTGGGATTCCAAGAAGTTTTGGAGGCATGGTGTTGTCCCAAAAGGTTTTGGGATTCCAGGAAGTTTTGGAACCGTGGGGTTGTCCCAAAAGGTTTTGGGATTCCAAGAAGTTTTGGGGTCCTGGCATTGTCACCAAGAGTTTTGGGGTCCTGGTGTTGTCCCAAAATGTTTCGGGATTCTGAAAGGTTTTGGAGGCGTGGGGTTGTCCCAAAAGGTTTTGGGATTCCAGGAAGTTTTGGAGCCACGGGGTTGTCCCAAAAGGTTTTGGAGCCGTGGTGTTGTCCCAAAAAGTTTTGGGATCCCAAAAGGCTTTGGGGTCCTGGTGTTGTCCCAAAAAGTTTTGGGATTCCAGGAAGTTTTGGAGTCGTGGGGTTGTCCCAAAAAGTTTTGGGATCCCAAAAGGTTTTGGGGTCCTGGCATTGTCACCAAGAGTTTTGGGGTCCTGGTGTTGTCCCAAGAAGTTTGGGGATTCCAAAaggttttggggtcctggaATTGTCCCAAAAGGTTTTGGGATTCCAAGAGGTTTTGGGGTCTTGGCATTGTCACCaagagttttggggtcccagcgTTGTCCCGAaatgttttggggttccaaAAGGTTTTTGGTGTCCTGGAATTGTCACCAAGAATTTTGGGGTCGTGACATTGTCCCAAAaggttttggggtcctggtGTTGTCCCAAGAAGTTTTGGGATTCCAAAAGGTTTTGGGGTCGTGGCATTGTCCCAAAAATTTCTGGGATCCCAAAAAGTTTTGGGGTCGTGGTGTTGTCCCCAAAGatggaggggacacagagagggGGACAGAGCCACCCCCCCACACCGGGAtttcgggatttgggatttcaggattttgggatttcaggattttgggatttcaggattttgggattccaggACGATTCCCGGCCGATGGAATCCTCGCTCCGCCATATAAACTCATTAATTAACGCCAATTAA
- the NR2F6 gene encoding nuclear receptor subfamily 2 group F member 6 isoform X6 has product MGARPTGWGPESGGVGAKGFWGHGVVPKFPDSERFWRRGVVPKGFGIPRSFGVLVLSQKILGFQEVLEAWGCPKRFWDSGKFWNRGVVPKFWDSERFWSHGVVPKSFGIPKGFGVLALSQKVLGFQEVLEAWCCPKRFWDSRKFWNRGVVPKGFGIPRSFGVLALSPRVLGSWCCPKMFRDSERFWRRGVVPKGFGIPGSFGATGLSQKVLEPWCCPKKFWDPKRLWGPGVVPKSFGIPGSFGVVGLSQKVLGSQKVLGSWHCHQEFWGPGVVPRSLGIPKGFGVLELSQKVLGFQEVLGSWHCHQEFWGPSVVPKCFGVPKGFWCPGIVTKNFGVVTLSQKVLGSWCCPKKFWDSKRFWGRGIVPKISGIPKSFGVVVLSPKMEGTQRGGQSHPPTPGFRDLGFQDFGISGFWDFRILGFQDDSRPMESSLRHINSLINAN; this is encoded by the exons ATGGGGGCGCGGCCCACGGGGTGGGGCCCGGAGAGCGGCGGGGTTGGCGCCAAAGGTTTTTGGGGTCATGGTGTTGTCCCAAAGTTTCCGGATTCTGAAAG GTTTTGGAGGCGTGGGGTTGTCCCAAAAGGTTTTGGGATTCCAAGAAGTTTTGGGGTCCTGGTGTTGTCCCAAAAGATTTTGGGATTCCAAGAA GTTTTGGAGGCGTGGGGTTGTCCCAAAAG GTTTTGGGATTCCGGGAAGTTTTGGAACCGTGGGGTTGTCCCAAAA TTTTGGGATTCTGAAAGGTTTTGGAGCCATGGTGTTGTCCCAAAAAGTTTTGGGATTCCAAAAGGTTTTGGGGTCCTGGCATTGTCCCAAAAGGTTTTGGGATTCCAAGAAGTTTTGGAGGCATGGTGTTGTCCCAAAAGGTTTTGGGATTCCAGGAAGTTTTGGAACCGTGGGGTTGTCCCAAAAGGTTTTGGGATTCCAAGAAGTTTTGGGGTCCTGGCATTGTCACCAAGAGTTTTGGGGTCCTGGTGTTGTCCCAAAATGTTTCGGGATTCTGAAAGGTTTTGGAGGCGTGGGGTTGTCCCAAAAGGTTTTGGGATTCCAGGAAGTTTTGGAGCCACGGGGTTGTCCCAAAAGGTTTTGGAGCCGTGGTGTTGTCCCAAAAAGTTTTGGGATCCCAAAAGGCTTTGGGGTCCTGGTGTTGTCCCAAAAAGTTTTGGGATTCCAGGAAGTTTTGGAGTCGTGGGGTTGTCCCAAAAAGTTTTGGGATCCCAAAAGGTTTTGGGGTCCTGGCATTGTCACCAAGAGTTTTGGGGTCCTGGTGTTGTCCCAAGAAGTTTGGGGATTCCAAAaggttttggggtcctggaATTGTCCCAAAAGGTTTTGGGATTCCAAGAGGTTTTGGGGTCTTGGCATTGTCACCaagagttttggggtcccagcgTTGTCCCGAaatgttttggggttccaaAAGGTTTTTGGTGTCCTGGAATTGTCACCAAGAATTTTGGGGTCGTGACATTGTCCCAAAaggttttggggtcctggtGTTGTCCCAAGAAGTTTTGGGATTCCAAAAGGTTTTGGGGTCGTGGCATTGTCCCAAAAATTTCTGGGATCCCAAAAAGTTTTGGGGTCGTGGTGTTGTCCCCAAAGatggaggggacacagagagggGGACAGAGCCACCCCCCCACACCGGGAtttcgggatttgggatttcaggattttgggatttcaggattttgggatttcaggattttgggattccaggACGATTCCCGGCCGATGGAATCCTCGCTCCGCCATATAAACTCATTAATTAACGCCAATTAA
- the NR2F6 gene encoding nuclear receptor subfamily 2 group F member 6 isoform X14, whose translation MGARPTGWGPESGGVGAKGFWGHGVVPKFPDSERFWRRGVVPKGFGIPGSFGTVGLSQNFGILKGFGAMVLSQKVLGFQKVLGSWHCPKRFWDSKKFWRHGVVPKGFGIPRSFGVLALSPRVLGSWCCPKMFRDSERFWRRGVVPKGFGIPGSFGATGLSQKVLEPWCCPKKFWDPKRLWGPGVVPKSFGIPGSFGVVGLSQKVLGSQKVLGSWHCHQEFWGPGVVPRSLGIPKGFGVLELSQKVLGFQEVLGSWHCHQEFWGPSVVPKCFGVPKGFWCPGIVTKNFGVVTLSQKVLGSWCCPKKFWDSKRFWGRGIVPKISGIPKSFGVVVLSPKMEGTQRGGQSHPPTPGFRDLGFQDFGISGFWDFRILGFQDDSRPMESSLRHINSLINAN comes from the exons ATGGGGGCGCGGCCCACGGGGTGGGGCCCGGAGAGCGGCGGGGTTGGCGCCAAAGGTTTTTGGGGTCATGGTGTTGTCCCAAAGTTTCCGGATTCTGAAAGGTTTTGGAGGCGTGGGGTTGTCCCAAAAG GTTTTGGGATTCCGGGAAGTTTTGGAACCGTGGGGTTGTCCCAAAA TTTTGGGATTCTGAAAGGTTTTGGAGCCATGGTGTTGTCCCAAAAAGTTTTGGGATTCCAAAAGGTTTTGGGGTCCTGGCATTGTCCCAAAAGGTTTTGGGATTCCAAGAAGTTTTGGAGGCATGGTGTTGTCCCAAAAG GTTTTGGGATTCCAAGAAGTTTTGGGGTCCTGGCATTGTCACCAAGAGTTTTGGGGTCCTGGTGTTGTCCCAAAATGTTTCGGGATTCTGAAAGGTTTTGGAGGCGTGGGGTTGTCCCAAAAGGTTTTGGGATTCCAGGAAGTTTTGGAGCCACGGGGTTGTCCCAAAAGGTTTTGGAGCCGTGGTGTTGTCCCAAAAAGTTTTGGGATCCCAAAAGGCTTTGGGGTCCTGGTGTTGTCCCAAAAAGTTTTGGGATTCCAGGAAGTTTTGGAGTCGTGGGGTTGTCCCAAAAAGTTTTGGGATCCCAAAAGGTTTTGGGGTCCTGGCATTGTCACCAAGAGTTTTGGGGTCCTGGTGTTGTCCCAAGAAGTTTGGGGATTCCAAAaggttttggggtcctggaATTGTCCCAAAAGGTTTTGGGATTCCAAGAGGTTTTGGGGTCTTGGCATTGTCACCaagagttttggggtcccagcgTTGTCCCGAaatgttttggggttccaaAAGGTTTTTGGTGTCCTGGAATTGTCACCAAGAATTTTGGGGTCGTGACATTGTCCCAAAaggttttggggtcctggtGTTGTCCCAAGAAGTTTTGGGATTCCAAAAGGTTTTGGGGTCGTGGCATTGTCCCAAAAATTTCTGGGATCCCAAAAAGTTTTGGGGTCGTGGTGTTGTCCCCAAAGatggaggggacacagagagggGGACAGAGCCACCCCCCCACACCGGGAtttcgggatttgggatttcaggattttgggatttcaggattttgggatttcaggattttgggattccaggACGATTCCCGGCCGATGGAATCCTCGCTCCGCCATATAAACTCATTAATTAACGCCAATTAA
- the NR2F6 gene encoding nuclear receptor subfamily 2 group F member 6 isoform X22, translated as MGARPTGWGPESGGVGAKGFWGHGVVPKFPDSERFWRRGVVPKGFGIPRSFGVLVLSQKILGFQEVLEAWGCPKRFWDSGKFWNRGVVPKFRDSERFWRRGVVPKGFGIPGSFGATGLSQKVLEPWCCPKKFWDPKRLWGPGVVPKSFGIPGSFGVVGLSQKVLGSQKVLGSWHCHQEFWGPGVVPRSLGIPKGFGVLELSQKVLGFQEVLGSWHCHQEFWGPSVVPKCFGVPKGFWCPGIVTKNFGVVTLSQKVLGSWCCPKKFWDSKRFWGRGIVPKISGIPKSFGVVVLSPKMEGTQRGGQSHPPTPGFRDLGFQDFGISGFWDFRILGFQDDSRPMESSLRHINSLINAN; from the exons ATGGGGGCGCGGCCCACGGGGTGGGGCCCGGAGAGCGGCGGGGTTGGCGCCAAAGGTTTTTGGGGTCATGGTGTTGTCCCAAAGTTTCCGGATTCTGAAAG GTTTTGGAGGCGTGGGGTTGTCCCAAAAGGTTTTGGGATTCCAAGAAGTTTTGGGGTCCTGGTGTTGTCCCAAAAGATTTTGGGATTCCAAGAA GTTTTGGAGGCGTGGGGTTGTCCCAAAAG GTTTTGGGATTCCGGGAAGTTTTGGAACCGTGGGGTTGTCCCAAAA TTTCGGGATTCTGAAAGGTTTTGGAGGCGTGGGGTTGTCCCAAAAGGTTTTGGGATTCCAGGAAGTTTTGGAGCCACGGGGTTGTCCCAAAAGGTTTTGGAGCCGTGGTGTTGTCCCAAAAAGTTTTGGGATCCCAAAAGGCTTTGGGGTCCTGGTGTTGTCCCAAAAAGTTTTGGGATTCCAGGAAGTTTTGGAGTCGTGGGGTTGTCCCAAAAAGTTTTGGGATCCCAAAAGGTTTTGGGGTCCTGGCATTGTCACCAAGAGTTTTGGGGTCCTGGTGTTGTCCCAAGAAGTTTGGGGATTCCAAAaggttttggggtcctggaATTGTCCCAAAAGGTTTTGGGATTCCAAGAGGTTTTGGGGTCTTGGCATTGTCACCaagagttttggggtcccagcgTTGTCCCGAaatgttttggggttccaaAAGGTTTTTGGTGTCCTGGAATTGTCACCAAGAATTTTGGGGTCGTGACATTGTCCCAAAaggttttggggtcctggtGTTGTCCCAAGAAGTTTTGGGATTCCAAAAGGTTTTGGGGTCGTGGCATTGTCCCAAAAATTTCTGGGATCCCAAAAAGTTTTGGGGTCGTGGTGTTGTCCCCAAAGatggaggggacacagagagggGGACAGAGCCACCCCCCCACACCGGGAtttcgggatttgggatttcaggattttgggatttcaggattttgggatttcaggattttgggattccaggACGATTCCCGGCCGATGGAATCCTCGCTCCGCCATATAAACTCATTAATTAACGCCAATTAA
- the NR2F6 gene encoding nuclear receptor subfamily 2 group F member 6 isoform X12, producing the protein MGARPTGWGPESGGVGAKGFWGHGVVPKFPDSERFWRRGVVPKGFGVLALSPRVLGSWHCPKMFWDSERFWSHGVVPKSFGIPKGFGVLALSQKVLGFQEVLEAWCCPKRFWDSRKFWNRGVVPKGFGIPRSFGVLALSPRVLGSWCCPKMFRDSERFWRRGVVPKGFGIPGSFGATGLSQKVLEPWCCPKKFWDPKRLWGPGVVPKSFGIPGSFGVVGLSQKVLGSQKVLGSWHCHQEFWGPGVVPRSLGIPKGFGVLELSQKVLGFQEVLGSWHCHQEFWGPSVVPKCFGVPKGFWCPGIVTKNFGVVTLSQKVLGSWCCPKKFWDSKRFWGRGIVPKISGIPKSFGVVVLSPKMEGTQRGGQSHPPTPGFRDLGFQDFGISGFWDFRILGFQDDSRPMESSLRHINSLINAN; encoded by the exons ATGGGGGCGCGGCCCACGGGGTGGGGCCCGGAGAGCGGCGGGGTTGGCGCCAAAGGTTTTTGGGGTCATGGTGTTGTCCCAAAGTTTCCGGATTCTGAAAGGTTTTGGAGGCGTGGGGTTGTCCCAAAAG gttttggggtcctggCATTGTCACCAAGAGTTTTGGGGTCCTGGCATTGTCCCAAAATGTTTTGGGATTCTGAAAGGTTTTGGAGCCATGGTGTTGTCCCAAAAAGTTTTGGGATTCCAAAAGGTTTTGGGGTCCTGGCATTGTCCCAAAAGGTTTTGGGATTCCAAGAAGTTTTGGAGGCATGGTGTTGTCCCAAAAGGTTTTGGGATTCCAGGAAGTTTTGGAACCGTGGGGTTGTCCCAAAAGGTTTTGGGATTCCAAGAAGTTTTGGGGTCCTGGCATTGTCACCAAGAGTTTTGGGGTCCTGGTGTTGTCCCAAAATGTTTCGGGATTCTGAAAGGTTTTGGAGGCGTGGGGTTGTCCCAAAAGGTTTTGGGATTCCAGGAAGTTTTGGAGCCACGGGGTTGTCCCAAAAGGTTTTGGAGCCGTGGTGTTGTCCCAAAAAGTTTTGGGATCCCAAAAGGCTTTGGGGTCCTGGTGTTGTCCCAAAAAGTTTTGGGATTCCAGGAAGTTTTGGAGTCGTGGGGTTGTCCCAAAAAGTTTTGGGATCCCAAAAGGTTTTGGGGTCCTGGCATTGTCACCAAGAGTTTTGGGGTCCTGGTGTTGTCCCAAGAAGTTTGGGGATTCCAAAaggttttggggtcctggaATTGTCCCAAAAGGTTTTGGGATTCCAAGAGGTTTTGGGGTCTTGGCATTGTCACCaagagttttggggtcccagcgTTGTCCCGAaatgttttggggttccaaAAGGTTTTTGGTGTCCTGGAATTGTCACCAAGAATTTTGGGGTCGTGACATTGTCCCAAAaggttttggggtcctggtGTTGTCCCAAGAAGTTTTGGGATTCCAAAAGGTTTTGGGGTCGTGGCATTGTCCCAAAAATTTCTGGGATCCCAAAAAGTTTTGGGGTCGTGGTGTTGTCCCCAAAGatggaggggacacagagagggGGACAGAGCCACCCCCCCACACCGGGAtttcgggatttgggatttcaggattttgggatttcaggattttgggatttcaggattttgggattccaggACGATTCCCGGCCGATGGAATCCTCGCTCCGCCATATAAACTCATTAATTAACGCCAATTAA
- the NR2F6 gene encoding nuclear receptor subfamily 2 group F member 6 isoform X24 — MGARPTGWGPESGGVGAKGFWGHGVVPKFPDSERFWRRGVVPKGFGIPGSFGTVGLSQKVLEPWGCPKMFWDSRKFWNRGVVPKFRDSERFWRRGVVPKGFGIPGSFGATGLSQKVLEPWCCPKKFWDPKRLWGPGVVPKSFGIPGSFGVVGLSQKVLGSQKVLGSWHCHQEFWGPGVVPRSLGIPKGFGVLELSQKVLGFQEVLGSWHCHQEFWGPSVVPKCFGVPKGFWCPGIVTKNFGVVTLSQKVLGSWCCPKKFWDSKRFWGRGIVPKISGIPKSFGVVVLSPKMEGTQRGGQSHPPTPGFRDLGFQDFGISGFWDFRILGFQDDSRPMESSLRHINSLINAN, encoded by the exons ATGGGGGCGCGGCCCACGGGGTGGGGCCCGGAGAGCGGCGGGGTTGGCGCCAAAGGTTTTTGGGGTCATGGTGTTGTCCCAAAGTTTCCGGATTCTGAAAGGTTTTGGAGGCGTGGGGTTGTCCCAAAAG GTTTTGGGATTCCGGGAAGTTTTGGAACCGTGGGGTTGTCCCAAAAGGTTTTGGAGCCGTGGGGTTGTCCCAAAAT GTTTTGGGATTCCAGGAAGTTTTGGAACCGTGGGGTTGTCCCAAAA TTTCGGGATTCTGAAAGGTTTTGGAGGCGTGGGGTTGTCCCAAAAGGTTTTGGGATTCCAGGAAGTTTTGGAGCCACGGGGTTGTCCCAAAAGGTTTTGGAGCCGTGGTGTTGTCCCAAAAAGTTTTGGGATCCCAAAAGGCTTTGGGGTCCTGGTGTTGTCCCAAAAAGTTTTGGGATTCCAGGAAGTTTTGGAGTCGTGGGGTTGTCCCAAAAAGTTTTGGGATCCCAAAAGGTTTTGGGGTCCTGGCATTGTCACCAAGAGTTTTGGGGTCCTGGTGTTGTCCCAAGAAGTTTGGGGATTCCAAAaggttttggggtcctggaATTGTCCCAAAAGGTTTTGGGATTCCAAGAGGTTTTGGGGTCTTGGCATTGTCACCaagagttttggggtcccagcgTTGTCCCGAaatgttttggggttccaaAAGGTTTTTGGTGTCCTGGAATTGTCACCAAGAATTTTGGGGTCGTGACATTGTCCCAAAaggttttggggtcctggtGTTGTCCCAAGAAGTTTTGGGATTCCAAAAGGTTTTGGGGTCGTGGCATTGTCCCAAAAATTTCTGGGATCCCAAAAAGTTTTGGGGTCGTGGTGTTGTCCCCAAAGatggaggggacacagagagggGGACAGAGCCACCCCCCCACACCGGGAtttcgggatttgggatttcaggattttgggatttcaggattttgggatttcaggattttgggattccaggACGATTCCCGGCCGATGGAATCCTCGCTCCGCCATATAAACTCATTAATTAACGCCAATTAA